In Cryptosporangium minutisporangium, the sequence CAGGCCGGTAGCTCCGACGTAGTTGCCGGGCTCCGCGCGCAGCGCGTCCTCGAGCACCGTGGCCAGGTCTCGGCTCAAGTCACCGGAGCGGGCCGGCATCTGCACCGACAGAAGGATCCGGCCGTCCGGCTTGACCAGCGCCGGCAGAGCCATCGGCAGCACCGTGGTCAGGATCACCGGGCGGTCGGGGTGGTCGGCCAAGGCCAGGGGAGCGGTGGCCGCCGGGACGAGTTCGCGCAGCGCGACCCACTCGGCTTCGGTCGCCAATCCTTCGAACGGACGCCCGACGAATACGTCCCTGGTCTTCTTCTCCCGACGTCCCCGCTTGCCCACGACCACTCCTCGCTGCTGACACCTCGGTCGGCCAGGAGCCTACGACGCCGACCCCTCCGTCGTGGGCCGCGGCACCGGGTGGTCGGCACGGCGCAGCCGGACCTCGACCACCGAACCGCCGCCGGGACGCGGACGCAGCGAGACCCATCCGCCCTGCCGATCCAGCAGCTGCCGGATGATGTAGAGCCCCAGACCGACGCCCCCGAACCGACGTTGGTCACCCCGGTCGGCCTGCCAGAACCGCGCGAACACCGACTCGACCTGGTCCGCCGGTACGCCGATGCCGCGATCGGCGACCCGGAACCAGACCGCCGAGACGTCGGCCCCTGCGGTCACTTCGATGTCACCACCGTCCGGCGAGTACTTGTACGCGTTCGTCAGCAGCTCGGTGACGATCGTCGGGATCGAATCCGCCTCGCCGATCGCGAACGGCAGCGTCGCCGGAATGCGAGTACGCAGCCGGAGGCCGTCCTCGCTCGCGGGTGCGGCCGCCAGTGCGCTCGCCAGCGCGGTGCGCAGATCGAACGCGTGCGTCTGCGGGGGGCGGATGTCGCCGGCCCGGTCGCCACTGAGCAACCGGTCGACGAGCGCCGCGAGCTGTCTGCTACGCGCGACGATGACCTCCGCGGCGGATCGACGTCCTGCGTCGTCGAGCTGGTCCCAGCGGGTGACCAGCGTCTCGGCGTAACCCCGGACGATCGTGAGCGGCGTGCGCAACTCGTGGCTCGCGGTGGCGAGGAAGAGGTTCTGCGCCTCGTCCCTGCGTCGGGCCTCGCTGACGTCGTAGAACGTCACCACACGGCGGGACGCGTCGAGGGCAGCGCAGCGCGCCTCGATCCAGCGGCCGTTCGGCAGGCGGTGCTCCCGCACCTGGCCGGGGACCGGGATCGGGAACGGCAGCGGCTGGTTGAGCATCTTGTCGGTCGCGCCCTCGGTGATCTCCTCGGCGGCCGGGTTCCAGGCCTGGACGAGCCCCGCGGCGTCCACCACGGCGATGCCCTCCGGCACGGCGGTGGCCACCGTGCCAATCGGCTCGGGCAGGCGGTCGGGGCGAATCACCGCCAGCGCGCCGATGCCGGCCGCGAGGCACTCCAGGACCGCGCGTTCCATCCGCAACTCGCCGTCCCGCGGGGACTCGATCGCCACCACGAGCGCGCCGAGCGGGCCGTAGCGTCGCACCACCCGCGTCATCAGGATCCACTCGCAGCCGTGGTCGCGCAGGTCTCCGCGGAGCACCGGCGTCGCTTCGGCCCAGCCGAACTCGATCGTCCGGTGCGGGCTCCCGAACAGCCGCGCGAACGACGAGCCGGACAGCGGTAACCGTCGTCCGGCCATCCAGTTCACCGAGTCGCTGGTCGCGACGGCCCGGAGGGCTCCCGGCTCACTCAGCAGGAAGGCCGCTCCCACCCCACCGACCAACT encodes:
- a CDS encoding sensor histidine kinase encodes the protein MPDGNAEAPRGGADLPPLDAADAFRAITHILDDVSGGPVEVPALRRVVDALEQLVGGVGAAFLLSEPGALRAVATSDSVNWMAGRRLPLSGSSFARLFGSPHRTIEFGWAEATPVLRGDLRDHGCEWILMTRVVRRYGPLGALVVAIESPRDGELRMERAVLECLAAGIGALAVIRPDRLPEPIGTVATAVPEGIAVVDAAGLVQAWNPAAEEITEGATDKMLNQPLPFPIPVPGQVREHRLPNGRWIEARCAALDASRRVVTFYDVSEARRRDEAQNLFLATASHELRTPLTIVRGYAETLVTRWDQLDDAGRRSAAEVIVARSRQLAALVDRLLSGDRAGDIRPPQTHAFDLRTALASALAAAPASEDGLRLRTRIPATLPFAIGEADSIPTIVTELLTNAYKYSPDGGDIEVTAGADVSAVWFRVADRGIGVPADQVESVFARFWQADRGDQRRFGGVGLGLYIIRQLLDRQGGWVSLRPRPGGGSVVEVRLRRADHPVPRPTTEGSAS